From the genome of Merismopedia glauca CCAP 1448/3:
TCTCTGTTTGTCGGCATAGCTAGAAATGAGTTTAAGCAATATTTAAGTCAAGGCGATTTCTTAATTCGGAATTTATTGGGGATAGAACCAAAAACAGGAGCCATAGCTATTGGTAATCGGGTACGTGCTGGACAACGCATCCAGTTCCACCTGCGGGATGCTCAAACTTCCGCAGAAGATTTAGAGTTACTGCTAGAAGAATGCGTTAGTGATAGCAATAACTCTAACAATCCAGCGTTAGGCGCTTTCATGTTTTCCTGCTTGGGTAGGGGAAAAGGACTATATGGAGAGCCTGATTTTGATGCTCGACTGTTCCAGCGCTATTTCCCTAATATTGCGGTCAGTGGCTTCTTCTGTAATGGCGAAATTGGTCCTGTAGGTGGTGGTACTTTCTTACACGGGTACACTTCAGTTTTTGGAATTTGTCATCAAGGAGACGAAAAATAGGAGTCAGGAGAACGAGAATTAGTTGTTAAGCTACTCACCCGTAAGCTAGGTATTTGATCTCCCGAAATAATGACAGTGCTAGACAAGTTGAATCTTGATCGCTTAGGACGCTACAAAAAATAATAACCCAAGTTGCTAGTGATAGATAAATTGGATGTACTCTTGAGGGATTGGGGATTGGGGATTGGGGATTAGGAGTACCCTACCGTACCGGATGACTATACCTGACGGTAGGCTATCGCCAACAGCTACGGAGTTCATTACTCGTTACTCGTTACTCGTTCTAACTTAGGAAGTTATTTTGGCTAAACTCCTAAATTAAGATTTTGTAGCCAAAGGCTGGCAAGCTTTGCTTAATAAAGATTGAGGCAATATATCTATAACAGAACCTCTAATTTATCTAAAATCTGCCAAACAGCTTGGGTTACAGAGTCTAAACCAGCACGAGTAGCTGCGGAAATCAATAAGGGACGAGTCTGGCTTATTTCAGCTAACTGGGTAGCGATCTCGTCTAAAGTTTCAGAATCGACAGCATCACTCTTGTTTAAGGCTAAAATCTGGGGACGTTCAGCTAAACCGCGTCCATAGGCTTCTAACTCAGCTTGAATCGTTTTGTAAGCCTCTAGAGGTTCTTCAACCGTAGCATCTACCAAATGCAACAATACGCGGGTACGCTCGATATGACGTAAGAATTCGTGTCCTAAACCCGCACCTTGAGAAGCACCAGCAATTAATCCTGGAATATCAGCAAATACTGTTCCATCACCTGTGGGTTTGCGGACTACTCCCAGATTGGGAATCAGGGTAGTGAAGGGATAATCAGCAATTTTGGGACGAGCGGCGGATAACGCGGCAATTAGGGTAGATTTACCAGCATTGGGGAGTCCAATAATTCCTACCTCTGCCAATAGCTTTAATTCTAGTCGTAAACGCTTAGTTTCTCCCGCTAACCCTGGTAAAGAGTATTCTGGGGCACGGTTGCGGTTGCTGAGGAAAAATTTATTTCCCAATCCCCCTTTACCTCCGGTGGCGACACAGAGAGTTTGTCCTGGGGTAATTAAGTCGCCAAGCAACTCGTCAGTTTCCTCATCGTATACCACAGTACCCATAGGAACTAAGATAGTGCGATCGCTCCCTGATGCACCAGTTCGATTATTTGGTCCTCCCCTTTCTCCGTCTTCGGCTTGAAAAATGCGATTATACTGAAAATCCAACAAAGTTTGCAAATTACTGGCAACTTCAAGATAT
Proteins encoded in this window:
- the obgE gene encoding GTPase ObgE; protein product: MQFIDRAEIEVQAGKGGDGIVAFRREKYVPAGGPAGGNGGYGGSIYLEVASNLQTLLDFQYNRIFQAEDGERGGPNNRTGASGSDRTILVPMGTVVYDEETDELLGDLITPGQTLCVATGGKGGLGNKFFLSNRNRAPEYSLPGLAGETKRLRLELKLLAEVGIIGLPNAGKSTLIAALSAARPKIADYPFTTLIPNLGVVRKPTGDGTVFADIPGLIAGASQGAGLGHEFLRHIERTRVLLHLVDATVEEPLEAYKTIQAELEAYGRGLAERPQILALNKSDAVDSETLDEIATQLAEISQTRPLLISAATRAGLDSVTQAVWQILDKLEVLL